GCGCCGCCCACAGCCCGATGGACAGGGCTGCGAAAGCGCTGGCCAGCAGGTAGAACGGGCGGAAGCCGAGTTGCCACAGGGCGAAGCCGGGCGGCTGGGCGACGGGTGGTTGCGCCTGCTTGACGGCGATCAAGGGAGCCATTACCTGTTCACGGGCGTCTGTCCCAGCTCGGAGACATAGCGCTCGAGGGTGGGGCGCGCCGGACCGGCCTTGTGTGCCAGCACCGTGCCCACGCTGATGAAACACAGCGGCTCCTCGTGTTCCTCCAGGCCGAACAACGAGCGCAGTCCGGCAGACGGAAGCGACCGGCCGGTGGTCAAGGCCGAGCCGTAGCCCAGGACCGTCGCGGTCAGAAGCATGTTCTGGATGGCACATCCGGCCGACAGGATTCTCTCGGTTGCCGGGATCTCCCCGTTGTCGGGGCCCAGCCGCACGATCGCCAGCATCAGGACTGGAGCCTGGAAAGCCTCTTCGCGCGCCATGCCGCGCTCCTCGGGCGTGGCTGCGGCATCGCGTTCATTCAGGGACTGTGCGAAGACTTCGCCCAGCCGTCCCCGTTGCCGCGGCGGAACGATGACGAAGCGCCATGGCACGAGTCCTCCGTGGTCGGGGGCAGCCGCAGCGGCGCCGAGAATGTGCTCGAGCTCGGACTGCTCGGGTCCGGGCGCCCCCAGCCGCCTCGGCAGCACGGTGCGGCGCGTATGCAGGAGTTCGGCCAGTTGCCGTTCGGTGACAGGTGGATCAGCCGGAACAGCGGTCGACGCGCCGGGTTCGATGGGAGTAGGCATTTCGAATTCCCCAGAAGTGTTTCATCCGCAGCTTCCCAGGTGTCCGCACTGTGTGCAATAGTCGCATCCGTCCTTGCGGATCATCGCGTGGGCGCCGCATTCCGGGCACCTGGCGCCCATCAAGGAGGGCGCTGCGGATGCCGCCGATGCCGAGGCCTCCGATGTGGCTGGCAGCGCGCCGCTTCGCTTTGCGATCAGCTGCTGGATCGCGTACGCAATGGCGCCGACCTCGGAGTCGTGCCACATGGGCACGCGGGTGCCATCGGCCTTCGCGTGGGTGCCCAGGCGCACGGGGCCGCGGTCCCAGGCCACCTTGCGCATGTCTGCGAGCGCACGTTCGAGAAAGCCGCCGCGTGCGGCCAGCGACAGCAGCCGCATGCTCGCGGTGATCCATTGCTGTGATTCGCCGCTCTGGCCCACGGGCATGAAGAATTCGATGGCCCGCTCCCGCCCGTCGGGCAGCGGCAGGAACGACACCACGAGGTAGAGCGTCTGCCGTCCCTGCTGCGTCCAGTACTCGATCTTCTCGGCGCTGGCGTTTAACGCACCCGTCGGGCGGCTGGCGATCATCGCGCGCATCGGGTCGGCTGCGGCGTGGACGGCGCGCGTGGGCAGATCCTGCTTCGCTGCCGGCGCGGCCTCCAGCACCGACCCGAGGATGCTGTTGGGCCGGTAGGTGGCGAGTCCCTTCAGCCTGGCTGTCCAGGCGTGCAGGTAGAGTTCCTTGAACTCCTCGTACGGACAGTCGGCCGGCACGTTCACCGTCTTGGAGATGGCGGTATCGACGAAGGGCTGGACTGCTTCCATCATCGCCAGATGGCCGGCCGCCGGCATCGACAGGGCCGAGACGAAGCAGGACGGCAATGCCTCGGTGTCGCCCCCCAGGGCGCGGTACAGCCGCCAGGCATGGTCTTCCACCTCGTACTCCGAGATGCTGCCGTCGGCTTCGCGCTTCTTGCGGCGGTAGGTCCACGAGAACGCCGGCTCGATGCCGTTCGAGGCGTTGTCCGCAAACGCCAGGCTCACGGTGCCGGTCGGCGCAATGGAGACCAGGTGGCTGTTGCGGATGCCATGCATGCGGATCTGCTCCTGCAATGCCTGGTCCAGGCGGCTGGCGAAAGTGCCTCGCGCCAGATAGCGCTCCGCCTCGAAAAGAGGGAAGGGGCCTTTCTCGCGCGCCAGGCCCACCGACGCCATGTAGGCGGCGTCACGCAGGCTGCGCGCGATGCGCACGGCCATGGCCCGGCCCTCCGGCTGGTCATAGCGCAGGCACAGCATGGCCAGCGTGTCGCCCAGGCCCGTGAAGCCCACGCCGATGCGGCGTTTGGCCATCGCCTCCGCGCGCTGCTGCGGCAGCGGCCAGAACGTGAGGTCCAGCACGTTGTCGAGTGCCCGGACCTGCACTGCGACGCTGTCGCTGAAATGCTGGAAATCGAACTGCGCCTCGCCACCAACCCCGAACGGGTGGCGGACGAAGCGCGGCAGGATGATCGGACCGAGGTCGCAGCAACCGTAAGGCGGCAGCGGCTGCTCGCCGCATGGATTGGTCGCCTCGATGTGTT
Above is a window of Variovorax sp. RA8 DNA encoding:
- a CDS encoding adenosylcobalamin-dependent ribonucleoside-diphosphate reductase, which produces MKRDDAVLDSPLPVQPISRDVLLEKYLKPGEKDTEDLFARVARALASVEAKGDREQWEARFLANLQAGAIGAGRIMSAAGTGVDATLINCFVQPVGDCIQGRDNAGYAGIYEALREAAETMRRGGGVGYDFSRIRPRGAQVHATASLASGPCSYIDVFDRSCSTVESAGARRGAQMGVLRIDHPDVLDFITAKRTPGRWNNFNVSIAVGDDFMRALAADEEWALAHRARPGAELIARGATQAPDGNWIYRRLPARELWDTVMRSAYDFAEPGILFTDAINTDNNLRYCEHIEATNPCGEQPLPPYGCCDLGPIILPRFVRHPFGVGGEAQFDFQHFSDSVAVQVRALDNVLDLTFWPLPQQRAEAMAKRRIGVGFTGLGDTLAMLCLRYDQPEGRAMAVRIARSLRDAAYMASVGLAREKGPFPLFEAERYLARGTFASRLDQALQEQIRMHGIRNSHLVSIAPTGTVSLAFADNASNGIEPAFSWTYRRKKREADGSISEYEVEDHAWRLYRALGGDTEALPSCFVSALSMPAAGHLAMMEAVQPFVDTAISKTVNVPADCPYEEFKELYLHAWTARLKGLATYRPNSILGSVLEAAPAAKQDLPTRAVHAAADPMRAMIASRPTGALNASAEKIEYWTQQGRQTLYLVVSFLPLPDGRERAIEFFMPVGQSGESQQWITASMRLLSLAARGGFLERALADMRKVAWDRGPVRLGTHAKADGTRVPMWHDSEVGAIAYAIQQLIAKRSGALPATSEASASAASAAPSLMGARCPECGAHAMIRKDGCDYCTQCGHLGSCG
- a CDS encoding nitroreductase family protein — encoded protein: MPTPIEPGASTAVPADPPVTERQLAELLHTRRTVLPRRLGAPGPEQSELEHILGAAAAAPDHGGLVPWRFVIVPPRQRGRLGEVFAQSLNERDAAATPEERGMAREEAFQAPVLMLAIVRLGPDNGEIPATERILSAGCAIQNMLLTATVLGYGSALTTGRSLPSAGLRSLFGLEEHEEPLCFISVGTVLAHKAGPARPTLERYVSELGQTPVNR